The sequence GCATCCAGCTGTACCTGCGATTATTGATATTTTCAAGGTCTGGAATATGTCTGGGTAAACTCCCAGGAGGTACGCAGAAACTCCAATGATACCCGCACCCATTATTCCAGCTGCAGTTCCAATAACCGTTACTCCACCATCTGTCCCTGAAGGAACCTTTTTAAGGGTGGTTATGAGTATTGCATCCTTTTCAACTACTCCAACTTCACTCGCCATTGTATCGGCTGTTGCTGTTGCAATTGAACCTATAAATCCTGCGTAGTTTCCAAATGCAGCCATTACAAAGGCAACTATGCCGTTGGAAATAACGTTTTTAAGGGTTCTTGTACCCTCGTAAACGCCCATTTCCTTCTTGTAACCGTGCTTGTATTTGGTGAATAAAAGTCCTAAAAGCAGGAATATGAATATTAAAATGAGCCAGTTTACACCGGCGGTAAAAACAATAATTATGCCCATGACAACCATGAAGATGGATCCAAATAGATCAAGGGCCTTTCTAACATAAGTTACAAGCCCTACGACCAAAATCAGGACCACATATTCAAGATTTATCATCTATCTCCCAGATCAAAGATTTTCAGGGCTTATTCGACTACCCTGGTTTTAATGATTTCAACACGTTTTAGTGGGTAGATCTTCTTTGCCTCGTGGTAGATGTGGGATGCTACCTTACCAGATACAACTCCTTCAATGAAGTCAGGGAATGATCTGTCTACAGCTGCATCTTGAATCAGTTTTTCCATGGTTTCCCTTATGAATTTCTGCTGGGAAGATTTAGCCCTTTTGATGGTTATTGCCAGGATGTGAACCTTGAAGGTCTGTCCGTCCTTGGTTGTGACGTTGGTTATTGTGTCTATTCTACTTGTTCCCCTGCGTATCATACTTCTTACGTAGTCGGTTGTAACCTTGTGTCCTATGAACTTGGTGTTTGCTGTGTCACCTGCAACGTTGTTCACCTGGAATGCGAGTTTTACGTACTGCTTGCTGAAGTCACCTGCAAGCTCCCTCATGGTTGCCTCAACAGTCCTTTTAAGGAGCATGTCCGGGTCTCTTGAAGGGGTTGAACCAATTTCAATATCTCCAAATTCTTTAGGAGTTACTATCTTATACCACTGTTTTTCTTTCCATGTATCACGTACTCTTCGACGTCTTGCTTTAGCCATACTATCACCTTTAGTTGTAAACGATTTATAAAATGGCCTCAGAGTGAGGCAATGTTAAAATCATAACCTTATCTAATATAATTCACTATAGAAATTGAGAATCATTTATTATAACTCTCATTTATGATTTATAAATATTGTTGAAGATCCAGTCATAATCTGATCTCAACCTACAAAAATAGAAATTTTCACTTTTTTCTTGAACCCGTCATTAAATGCTTGAACCTCATCTTATATAGGTTTTCTGTTAAAAATTGAAATTCAAAAAACTTCAAAAATTTAACTTCACCAATTACAATGAATTCAAAAATTTAAACGTTCTTTAAGTTCATTTGCAAATTCTTTTACCCTTCTAAAATCGTTTTCATCAGGTTTTCCTTTGTTTTTACCACCTATAATCTTCAGGGGCCCCCATGTATCAAAGGCCTTGCATGAAAATTCTCCAACAACCTCAAAGCCCTTTTCTTCCAGTTTTTCCTTGAGTGGAATGTTGTACTTTTCGCTTCCTCTCCCGCTGGTTGTGAAAACAAATGCCTTTACGTTCTTAACATCTGGAAGTTCATCCAGAAATTCTAGAAACTCATTTGCAGGTTTTCCATGATAAATTCCAGATCCAAATCCAATCAAATCATATTCAACCGTGTTGTAACCATCAACATCTTTGTATTCAAATAAATTCCCTTCAAAAGATTCAGAGAACTTTTCTGCAATCTTTAAAGTGTTTCCATGATGTGATGAGTAGTATATAACTGCTGTTTTCATTTTAGCACCTTTAAATTTATTTAATTTTGATTCACATTCTTAAAATTCACATTCTTAAAGTGATGATCCTATTAATCATTAAAAATCCCTGAAGATCAGGATTGATATCCATTCACTACATTGAAAATCGTTAATTTTTATGTTGATTCTAGGTTAAAATAGGTTTTAAAAATTCATATATAAAATGTCTGTTCAAGGGAGCACAAAATTGGTGATGTCTTGTACTTTAAAAATAACATTGAATTCCCGGGATTGAATAATGAGTTTCATAAAAATTTGCAGGAAGGATTGAGTTTTATGGGATTGAATCACGTTAATATCAAATAACCTTCCAACTAATCGAGATATGATTTAATCTCAAAAAAGGGAGGTTATTCAAAATTTAAGGGGCTTACTCAGGAATATCTGATGCTTGCGGAACCTTTCAAGAACTTCTTCAACGGTTCCTTCATCTTCAACAACAGTTTTACCCATTTTTTTGAGTCCGGGTTTGGCATTTATACCGATCTGAGCACATATAACAACATCACAATCTTTCAGCACATCTAAAGATTTTCCCCACTGATGTTTTTCTCCAGGAACCTTTAAAGATTCCCTTATTTCCATAAATTCAAGGTTTTCTTCATCAAAATCGTATATTAAGAACTTCTGTGCCCTACCAAAATGTTCTGCGTATTTTTCATCGTCTGATGCAGCAACAGCTATTCTCATATTTGAACACCCCAATTGAATTTTATTCAGGAATTGATCTAAAATTCATTTTAAATTATTCCGGCCTAATCCGTACTTAATCTACACTTAATCTAAATTTAATCCATAAAATTCAATATATTTTTATTTCAATATATTTTATTCAAGATAATTCATATGATTATGGGTATATAATTATTACAATTATAACTTCATGAATTTACTTTTTTCTAGATTTTCTGTTTTGAATACTAATTGATTTTCAGAGGATTCAAGGAATTTATGGTCTTGTTTGTTTCACACCTACAAAAACTGGTCTTTCTCCTGCCATAATGTCCCATCCTTTTTTGGAGAAATCAGCATAGATACTTGTCTCAAACCCTATTTTTTGCATGATTCCAATGGTTTTCTCTATCTCAAAAACACCCAATTTGTGTTGATCTATATCGAAGTCCAGCTTTCCATTTTCCTTAACAAGGAAGACGAAATTTGCATCGAATAAAGTACCTTGAAGGTGGGATTGACATATCCTTGCAAGTTTCAGGTTTTCTTCAACTACGGTGTCCACACTCACAAGGCCCTCAATCCAGTTCTCCTTGTTCAAACCGAAATCGAATATAACAACTCCTCCTTCTTTCAGGTGGTTGTAAAAATTTTGCAGGGTGTTTTCAAGTTCGCTGTAAGTTGTGTTGTAATGGATGGCTGAGAACATGCAGATAACTGCGTCGAACGTCTCCCCAAGGCCCAGTTCCTTCATATCTCCATGGATGAACCTGGCATTTGACACCTTTTCGCGGGCTATATTCAACATTTCCTTACTTATGTCCACCCCAAGTATCTGGAAATCTCGAGCAAGTATGGATGCATGTGTACCTGTTCCACAGGCAACATCAAGGAGCTTTTTTCCTTCACACTCCCTGTGGTTTTCAATGGCCCATTTAATGAACTCTGCTTCTTTCCTGTAATCCACATTTTCGTAGATCCTATCGTAGTAACCTGCAAACTTTTTGTAGAGTTCTTTTTCACCCAAAAAATCCGCTCCTTTAGTTAGTTTATCTTCTTTATGAGATTTGCAACGTTTTCCCCAAATCTTTTGATGGTTCTGATCCCTTCATCATCATCAAGGGCTTCTCCCTTTTCCAGTCCAAAGACCATGTTCCAGTAGGTTGATCCTGGAATTATCATGTCATTTATGAGGTAGAACATCAGAAGTTCCTGAATCGTGCTTGTATGTCCGCCACGCCTTGCAACTGCAACTGGGCCGCCTACCTTCCATGATAGGAAGTTGTCACTGTTCATTGAAACGTAACCAATACGCTGAAGTGCTGCCATGAGGTCGCCGCGGGCAGTTCCGAAGTAAACTGGGGTGCCAACTATCAAACCCTCTGAATCTCTGATCTTGTCTATGATTTCATTCAGGCCGTCTTCTATCTTGCACTTGTGTATTCTGGCACATCTTCCACATGCCCTGCAGGATTCAATCTTTTCACCCTTCAGATACACAGTTTCAGTTTCCAATCCATTTTCCTCAATCACGTCTGCACAGGCCTCCAGAACCTGGGATGTGTTACCATTTTTACGCGGACTTGCACATATCAAAAGAACCTTTGTCATTTTGACTACCTCCATAAAAAATTCTCATCTTAATCATATCTTGGGGGAGTTTAAATTTTTTATCAAAAACCGTTGATCCATGAAAATTTTATACTCAATGTCTGATTAATTTATCTTTAATCGTATTTTAGGGTTTTTAAGACCGTTAATATTTTTTAAAACTTTTTACAATTTTTTGATTAATTCTATTTTTATTTTATTATGGGGGCTACGTTTTAAGAGTATTTAAAACTAGTTCTGGTAAATAATCCAATTTTCAAGGATTTAACTCGCTATTTTAAATTGTTCCACAAACCTTCTATGTTAATCAACATATACAAATAGTAAAGTTTAAGTAACATTATGTAAAGTATTAGTTACATGAGGTGGAATTTATGAATCTGAAAAAAATTGGAAAAATATTGATGATAGTTTCCCTATTCACAACTGGACTGTGGATAGTTGGCCTTTTAATGGGAAATATAACTCTTATTGGACTGGCTATACTTTTTATGGCTGTAATAATCATTGCAGTATACATCCACAGGGATAAACTGGAAGAAATGTTCAAAATGGGGGAGGGTGTTCGTGAAGATGAAAGAACCCAGCTGATAAATGATAAAGCAGCAAATATGACTCTTGGAGTAGTAATTGCAGTTACAATGTGGATTGCAATAGTTCTGGTTACATTAAGGGCCAGTTTTCCTCAATATACTCAAATAGGTTACACCCTATTTGCGGTGGCTGCTTTCACCCTTGTAATATACGTTGTAGCTTCCACATACTACCGTAGCAAATATTAAGTCGGAGGAATTAAGCATGGACAAAAAAATCTACCAATACTCAAGAATGTTTATAATACTTGTTGTGGCTGCACTGGTTGCAGCAGCAGTCACAGTTGGAAACCTGCTCCTGGCATTCATAACCCTACTTCTGGGTTTTTTAGTATCTTACTTCATCAAGAAAAATGTTTATGAAGTAACTGCAGATGAGAGAACAGCTCTTGTGGCTAACAAAGCTTCAAGGATGGCAATGCTTTCGTTTCTGACCATAATCACAGTTATGGGAATTGGGCTTTTGACACTCAAGAACAGTTTTCCTCAATTCACCCAGGTGGGATTCACCCTTGCAGATGCATCCTGCCTTCTACTCCTCTTATACAGTGGATTCTACATCTACTACAACAAAAAACATGGATAGTGCTAAAATGAAAAATAAACTGAAGGTTTTCAGGGCTATGAACGACATAACCCAGGAAGGACTTGCAGAGAAGCTTGGAGTAACCAGACAAACAATAATAGCAATAGAAAAGGATAAATACGACCCTTCACTGAGTTTAGCCTTTAAAATGGCCAGATTGTTCCAGGTTAAAATAGAGGACATTTTCCTGTACGGGGAGGGGGAGTGATGTGCTTTTCCATGAATGAAACATCGAGAGAATCATTGAAACAAGAAACATATTTCAAGGCTTTAAGTCATGAAGAATTAAACCGCGAGGAATTGAAATGCACGTTTTCAAATCATCCGATGATAAAATAAACTTTTTAAAACTTTTATTGAAGGTATTGTTTGCTCTGATTGTTATACAGGTGCTGAGGGCGAGCTTAATGAGTGTGCTGTGGTTTGGAGTTCCCCACCCACCAAATGATCTGGTAACCTTCCAGATATTCAATGGCCTGAGCTTTATAATGGTTGGAGTGATCCTTCTTTTTTACTTCAAACCATCACTCAAGGAATTAGGCCTTAACTGGGATGATATCAAACCTAAAACCAGAAATCTGTACATATTAGGGGTTTCTCTTCTGATTGCAATGGCTTTGATTCCATACACCTTTGCATGGGAAACCGACGTCCTGGTGCTGGGTATTGTATTCGGACTTTTAACCCCTGCATTTGAAGAATTCCTCTTCAGGGGTTACATCTGGAATAGTATTCAGGGTTCTGTGGAAATGGTGAACCCCCAGATTATCACATGGTTGGCAGTCACCATACTCTTCAGCGTATGGCACATTGGGTACCTAGATGTCTTTTTGATTCATCCAATGGGCTTGACCAATCTACCAATGATATTAGTGTCTAAAATGGCAATTGGATTAATATTAGGGGCCATAGTTGGTTTCTTACGTATGAAAACAGGTAAGACATATGCATCATTCCTTTTCCATGGATTTTGGAATGTGTTCGCCCCTTAAATTACTTTTTTTAGCTTATTTTTTTATAAGTCATATCTACTCATCATATCTACTCGTAAAAAACCCATCTATCCATAAAAAATTTATTCATAAAAAAAAATTTTGAAACGATAAAATAAGAAATAATTAGTGTAAATATGATTATTATATTAAAAAAAAACCGTTTTTTTAAGTTTTGATAAGATAAATGAGACTTTGATGAAAAAAAGTAATGAATGTGTTAAAGAAATGTTATTGGGCGCGTAATCAAGTTAGTAAAATTAAAGTGATTTCCTACTTGGATTCTTGCTGCAGGGGCTTCCCTCTGAGAGTTTTTCAGACCCACTTTTAATCTCTGCGCCCATCTTTGCAAGAACAGCTTTAACATCCACTTTGGTGTTGACACAGCCGTCCCTTAGAAGTGGAACTCCCTGACAGTGGAACTTCGAAAGCTGCATCATGGAGAGGTTCAGATCCTGGTAACAGGCAACGCCCACGAATGCCTTGAAATCGTTCTTCTTAACGATGTTCTTTAAAAACGTTGATCCTGGGATTATGTAAACTCCATAGCCTATTTCTTCGGCTTTTTTCTTGAGAACACCTATAACGCAGCGGTTGCAGTTTTGACAGATCAATCCAGACTCTCCGAGTTTGGCCTCACAGTCCTGACTTCTGAGGCAGTGTGGAAGTACGAGGATCTTCTCCTCGGGTTTGATCTTCTGGAATATTCTTTCGTTCAATTTGTTCCTAACTTCTATACCTATCTGATCCACGATCTTGGCATCGACACCAACGATTTCAGCGAACCGTTTGAATATGCCATAGAACATGTCTATGGTGAAAAGGAGCAGTCTTGGGAAGACTAACTTGTTTTCCTTAATCAGAAGTTTTCCAAGAACGAGTGTAACCGAGAGCAGAACCAGTATCAAGATTCCGAGAATGAAAACTATCTGCCCAAATATCTGGTAAAATTCATACATTGCCATGGTACCATTTCATCTATTTTACTATAAATATAAAGGTGTTTGAAAATGAATTCAATGAAGTATCCATATTTTTTTCAAAGTTTTAAATTAGTTTTTTTTAAATTTTACAATTTTTTAAGATTTAACATATGTTAAAAATAGTTTTAAGTGCTTTGTAGGTTTAAATGTGTTGTTTTATACTCAATGGGAATTATCTTCAACTTTAAACGTGAATCTCGTGAAATCCCCCTCAACCTCCACACCCTCATCCACTCCAGTTATTTTAACACCTGAAAGATCGTTGCATGCACAGAGAATGTCCTGTTCTGGATGAGTACCTGCCTGTACGTTGCAGTCAAGGCGCACATGATCTCCACAGGCAACAACCAGTGGCAGTCTCTTTGAGGTGGGATGTCCCTTGGGTAGAACGATGATGGGTGAACCAAATTCCTTAAGAAGGAAAATCATGGATTTAATCCCTTTTTCAGCCTTTTTACCTTTTTCAAATGCAGAAACAGCTATTAAATCTCCGGGTTCCATGAACAGCACAATTTCCTCTGATTCTGGAGTTCCTATGAATATCTGCATATCTCTGGATATTTTAACTACTCCAAGCTCTCCTGAGCTTCCCATTAAAAAAAGAATTTCGTTAGAATTTAATTCAATTCTTCTACGTTCTCTGACTGACATGATGGACATATTACCCTTCTTCCAATACCTTTAAAGCTATTTCCACAATCAAGGCATTTATACCTTTTTGTTTTGAGCTTTTTCAGTTTGATGTCAGCCATTGGCCCTCCAACAGTGCACATTTATATCACCAATTATTTTTTTGTCTGCACTTTTATTTACCTTTTTGTATTTTTTTATTCAAGATTCCCCTTACAGCTGTAATGGTTTTGGAGAACCCTTGAAGTAATACTATTTCCATTTTTTATCCATTAAGCTATCCCTAAATTAATACAAAAAATTGAATCATATTATATCCTATGCAACCCATATAATATCAAGATTTAATTAACTTAAAATAAAAGGAAAATATAAAAATTCTTTACTAAGCGGTGAGACCATTGAAAAACTTTATTTTCCCATTTTCAGCAATTGTCGGTCAGGAAAATGTTAAAAAAGCCTTAATACTCAATGCCATAAATCCAAGTATCGGTGGAGTACTCATAAAGGGGGACAAGGGAACAGGTAAAACAACGGCAGTAAGAGCCCTAGCAGACCTTCTACCCTCTCTTAAGGTCGTGAAGGGATGTCCATTTAACTGCGACCCTGAGGATCCAGATTCCCTCTGTGAATCCTGCAGATCCGGGGACTTCGAGGTTGAAGAGAAAAAAATGCGTGTGGTTGAGTTACCCCTTGGATCAACGGAGGACAGGGTTGTTGGATCCATAAACATAGAAAAAGCACTTAAAGAAGGATCAAAGGCCCTAGAACCTGGAATCCTTGCAGATGCAAACAGGAACATCCTCTACGTTGATGAAATAAACCTCCTGGACGACAACCTGGTTGATGTGCTCCTTGATGCAGCGGCCTACGGTGTAAACATAGTTGAAAGGGAGGGAATATCCATAGCCCATCCCTCCAGGTTTATACTGGTTGGAACAATGAACCCTGCTGAGGGAGAACTCAGACCTCAGCTTTCCGACAGGATAGGTCTTCACATATCGGTCCACAGTATAATGGACCTTGAAAAGCGCGTCAAGATAATGGAAAGACGGGAAGAATTTGAAAGGGACCCTGCAGCCTTCAGGGACAAATTTCAGGAAAAACAGAGGGAAGTACTGGATTCGATAGTAACCGCCAGGAAGTTACTGGGTAACGTAAAGATTTCAAAGGATCTCATGAAGGTTATAGCCCACATCTGTATGGATATGGGTGTTGATGGACACCGGGCGGATATAGCAATACTTAAAACAGCAAAGACAGTTGCAGCCTATCAGAACATGGATGAAGTGAATCAGGAACATGTTGAGGAAGCTGCACTCCTTGTTCTTGGGGAAAGATTCCACAAATCCTCACAGGGACCTGAAAAGATAAAGGAAAAGGTTCAAAAGGCAGTTTCAGATATCTCTGAGGACAAGAAGCAGGAAACTGGCCAAAATCAGCAGAACTCCTCAGAGGGTAAAAAAAGGGGTATGAAACTCAAAAGCCTTGAGAAAGAGGATGAAAAGGTTGAAGCTGATGAAGAGGGGGCTGATCTAAAAAAATTGCTGAAGATGAAGGGGAAAAAGAAAAGGAGGCTTTACGGTAAGCGGGTTGATTCAAAGACCCAGAAAGGAAAGTACGTAAAGAGCAAGCTTCCGAAGGATGCTGCAGGGGACATTGCCATAGATGCAACCTTGAGGGCTGCAGCACTGAAATCCTCAGGTGACAGACCAAAGGGGACAATGGGTGCATTGAAGGTTGAAAGTGATGATCTGAGGCACAAGGTTCGAAAACATGGTGCAAGGGCATCCATAGTTCTTGTTGTGGATATCAGCGGATCCATGTTCACAGAAAGGAAGGCCAACAGGATTAAAGGAATCCTGAACAGGGTTATAGAGGATGCCAATCGTCACCACGACAAGATAAGCGTTGTGGGATTCAAGGGGGAAGATGCAGAGATCATAATTCCAACAACGCGAAGGGCAGGTTCTTTCAAGGAACAAATTGATGCTATAACCGTTGGTGGGACAACCCCCCTTGCATCTGGCCTTGAGAAGGGATTTGAAATCCTAAAGAAGGAGAAGACAAGGGATGAGTACGTTCCTATGATGCTCGTCATGACCGATGGTATGCCCAACGTTGCAATTGAGGAAGGGCCAACCAAAGATGCCCTCAACATTGCAGGTGCCCTCAAGGAGAACGAAATCCACACCATAGTCATCAACTTTGAAAGATCGGTTAAGTACGGCAGGAACATGAACATGGAACTGGCACTGGCATCTGGAGGCCGCTACTACGACCTGGAAGAACTAAGAAATCCTGAGGATGTTGTTCCAGAGATACTCCGTAATGAGAGAAGGGAACTTTAGAATTGGAATTTATTTTTCAGGAGTCTCTTTAAGTTAAATTCTTTATATGAATTTAAAAAAGAATTTTTAATCATGATAACAAGTGTTTTTTTTTATTGTCCTAAAAAATACTAAATCCAATTATATATAAAAGATTTCAGGTTATTTATTTCAAAAAATACGTGTTTTATAGAAGAATAAAAAAATTATTTATCAAAACGTAAAATCAAAAACCTCCAATTTTTGACAGAGCCTTTTATCATAAAAATACATGGGCCTATAAATAAACAAATTCCTTAACTAGGAACCATGAGAATGGATTCAACAAAGCAACCAGTATAGATATTATTCCCGAATGTTTATATTGGTTAAGTTATGAAGATGAGTTAAAAAAAAGTTATGAGTAATATGTGAAAACTTCCATGAGAAATATTAGGGGAGATACGTTAATTGCAACGGAGAACAATCGGAACTGTGTGATATTGTCTCTGAGATGAAGAAAGAGTTCCCCTGCAGGATTTTTAAAATAAGATTAAACATTATGATTCTTGTCAAACATCAAGTTGAACTTTTTATTTACTAAGAATCAATAAAAAAAATATTTTTATACCTATGATCGTTAAATTTAATAGTTGATTTAACAGAGAGATATAAATCTACAGTTAAATTATTTTTATGATGAAATTTTTGTCAAGATAAATCCATGAATTAAACCACTGATTGAAATGAAAGTCACAGTATACCATGCAGACGAGTGCGACCCTCGAAAGTGCACAACAGTCAAACTCCAGAGGCAGGGCAAGATAAGGGTGGTAACCCATCTGAACCTGCTCCCCCGGAAGGGACTTGTTCTTGACCCATTTGCAGAGAAGGCGGTGTCACCAGAGGACAGGGAGATCGTTGAGAAAATTGGTATTGTGGGGCTTGATTGTTCGTGGAACCAGATAAAAAAATCTTCTGTAAT is a genomic window of Methanobacterium congolense containing:
- a CDS encoding VWA domain-containing protein — translated: MRPLKNFIFPFSAIVGQENVKKALILNAINPSIGGVLIKGDKGTGKTTAVRALADLLPSLKVVKGCPFNCDPEDPDSLCESCRSGDFEVEEKKMRVVELPLGSTEDRVVGSINIEKALKEGSKALEPGILADANRNILYVDEINLLDDNLVDVLLDAAAYGVNIVEREGISIAHPSRFILVGTMNPAEGELRPQLSDRIGLHISVHSIMDLEKRVKIMERREEFERDPAAFRDKFQEKQREVLDSIVTARKLLGNVKISKDLMKVIAHICMDMGVDGHRADIAILKTAKTVAAYQNMDEVNQEHVEEAALLVLGERFHKSSQGPEKIKEKVQKAVSDISEDKKQETGQNQQNSSEGKKRGMKLKSLEKEDEKVEADEEGADLKKLLKMKGKKKRRLYGKRVDSKTQKGKYVKSKLPKDAAGDIAIDATLRAAALKSSGDRPKGTMGALKVESDDLRHKVRKHGARASIVLVVDISGSMFTERKANRIKGILNRVIEDANRHHDKISVVGFKGEDAEIIIPTTRRAGSFKEQIDAITVGGTTPLASGLEKGFEILKKEKTRDEYVPMMLVMTDGMPNVAIEEGPTKDALNIAGALKENEIHTIVINFERSVKYGRNMNMELALASGGRYYDLEELRNPEDVVPEILRNERREL
- a CDS encoding DUF116 domain-containing protein, producing the protein MAMYEFYQIFGQIVFILGILILVLLSVTLVLGKLLIKENKLVFPRLLLFTIDMFYGIFKRFAEIVGVDAKIVDQIGIEVRNKLNERIFQKIKPEEKILVLPHCLRSQDCEAKLGESGLICQNCNRCVIGVLKKKAEEIGYGVYIIPGSTFLKNIVKKNDFKAFVGVACYQDLNLSMMQLSKFHCQGVPLLRDGCVNTKVDVKAVLAKMGAEIKSGSEKLSEGSPCSKNPSRKSL
- a CDS encoding DUF2178 domain-containing protein — protein: MDKKIYQYSRMFIILVVAALVAAAVTVGNLLLAFITLLLGFLVSYFIKKNVYEVTADERTALVANKASRMAMLSFLTIITVMGIGLLTLKNSFPQFTQVGFTLADASCLLLLLYSGFYIYYNKKHG
- a CDS encoding DUF2178 domain-containing protein gives rise to the protein MNLKKIGKILMIVSLFTTGLWIVGLLMGNITLIGLAILFMAVIIIAVYIHRDKLEEMFKMGEGVREDERTQLINDKAANMTLGVVIAVTMWIAIVLVTLRASFPQYTQIGYTLFAVAAFTLVIYVVASTYYRSKY
- a CDS encoding 30S ribosomal protein S3ae; this translates as MAKARRRRVRDTWKEKQWYKIVTPKEFGDIEIGSTPSRDPDMLLKRTVEATMRELAGDFSKQYVKLAFQVNNVAGDTANTKFIGHKVTTDYVRSMIRRGTSRIDTITNVTTKDGQTFKVHILAITIKRAKSSQQKFIRETMEKLIQDAAVDRSFPDFIEGVVSGKVASHIYHEAKKIYPLKRVEIIKTRVVE
- a CDS encoding helix-turn-helix transcriptional regulator, whose translation is MKNKLKVFRAMNDITQEGLAEKLGVTRQTIIAIEKDKYDPSLSLAFKMARLFQVKIEDIFLYGEGE
- a CDS encoding CPBP family intramembrane glutamic endopeptidase, producing the protein MHVFKSSDDKINFLKLLLKVLFALIVIQVLRASLMSVLWFGVPHPPNDLVTFQIFNGLSFIMVGVILLFYFKPSLKELGLNWDDIKPKTRNLYILGVSLLIAMALIPYTFAWETDVLVLGIVFGLLTPAFEEFLFRGYIWNSIQGSVEMVNPQIITWLAVTILFSVWHIGYLDVFLIHPMGLTNLPMILVSKMAIGLILGAIVGFLRMKTGKTYASFLFHGFWNVFAP
- a CDS encoding flavodoxin family protein, encoding MTKVLLICASPRKNGNTSQVLEACADVIEENGLETETVYLKGEKIESCRACGRCARIHKCKIEDGLNEIIDKIRDSEGLIVGTPVYFGTARGDLMAALQRIGYVSMNSDNFLSWKVGGPVAVARRGGHTSTIQELLMFYLINDMIIPGSTYWNMVFGLEKGEALDDDEGIRTIKRFGENVANLIKKIN
- a CDS encoding TIGR00297 family protein, which encodes MINLEYVVLILVVGLVTYVRKALDLFGSIFMVVMGIIIVFTAGVNWLILIFIFLLLGLLFTKYKHGYKKEMGVYEGTRTLKNVISNGIVAFVMAAFGNYAGFIGSIATATADTMASEVGVVEKDAILITTLKKVPSGTDGGVTVIGTAAGIMGAGIIGVSAYLLGVYPDIFQTLKISIIAGTAGCFVDSILGAVFERRKYLSNEYVNLIATITGAALGIIMV
- a CDS encoding NifB/NifX family molybdenum-iron cluster-binding protein; the protein is MRIAVAASDDEKYAEHFGRAQKFLIYDFDEENLEFMEIRESLKVPGEKHQWGKSLDVLKDCDVVICAQIGINAKPGLKKMGKTVVEDEGTVEEVLERFRKHQIFLSKPLKF
- a CDS encoding flavodoxin family protein; its protein translation is MKTAVIYYSSHHGNTLKIAEKFSESFEGNLFEYKDVDGYNTVEYDLIGFGSGIYHGKPANEFLEFLDELPDVKNVKAFVFTTSGRGSEKYNIPLKEKLEEKGFEVVGEFSCKAFDTWGPLKIIGGKNKGKPDENDFRRVKEFANELKERLNF
- a CDS encoding class I SAM-dependent DNA methyltransferase; its protein translation is MGEKELYKKFAGYYDRIYENVDYRKEAEFIKWAIENHRECEGKKLLDVACGTGTHASILARDFQILGVDISKEMLNIAREKVSNARFIHGDMKELGLGETFDAVICMFSAIHYNTTYSELENTLQNFYNHLKEGGVVIFDFGLNKENWIEGLVSVDTVVEENLKLARICQSHLQGTLFDANFVFLVKENGKLDFDIDQHKLGVFEIEKTIGIMQKIGFETSIYADFSKKGWDIMAGERPVFVGVKQTRP